From a single Oreochromis niloticus isolate F11D_XX linkage group LG3, O_niloticus_UMD_NMBU, whole genome shotgun sequence genomic region:
- the LOC100692940 gene encoding ADAMTS-like protein 1 isoform X1, whose amino-acid sequence MSGSCLWTTSLVLLAVCAKIAVWANNGDAVFIREFTLIRRDHLAEEPLHDGGQKPEDPSSRTARSEEDRDTLWDAWGSWSECSRTCGGGASYSLRRCLSSKTCEGQNIKYRTCSNVDCPSDAGDFRAQQCSAHADEQYQDQYHEWLPVYNDPDNPCALKCKAKGSGLVVELAPKVLDGTRCYTESLDMCISGICQIVGCDHELGSTATEDNCGVCNGDGSSCRLVRGHYKSQHSSGKTEDTVVTIPYKSRHMRLILKGPDHLYMESKTLHGVRDELVLDRSGQYYIENTTVDYQKLSDKEVLRITGPLGADFTVKVQFTGGTDSVVQYIYYQPIIHRWRETDFFPCSVTCGGGYQLTSAECYDLRSGRVVVDQYCHYYPENVKPKPKLQECNMELCLDSDGYKEIMPYDQYHPLPRWESSPWTSCSTSCGGGIQSRSVSCVEEDMQGTITPTEEWKCLYSPKTAVLQPCNTFDCPTWLAQEWSPCTVTCGQGLRYRVVLCIDHRGLHAGGCNPTTKPHIKEECLVTVPCYKSKDTLPVEAKPVWHKQAIELEEEVTASEEPAFIPGPWQPCSRTCGAGTQHRTVKCQVLLSFSQTIVDVPDDECEGVKPATSQPCYSSPCSVDLGEAGQSKEEEEEEEKGRTLQREELHDWEYEGFTQCSESCGGGVQEAVVICLNKQTREAADHSLCVSSRRPPRLLQDCKTQPCPPRWETGEWSSCSATCGVGLMIRTVVCTHRPSRDSNHTLVLRDEDCQNPKPSPVQACNRFDCPPMWDTHDWGQCSQSCGGGVQRRQVLCKQRLADGSILELPDTFCPTKSPTSQQPCGEQECPPEWVTTRWSQCSVTCGNGIQTLQAVCRKKEVNGRYLTADPKNCSLLARPSRIQPCFFKPCENSVKPDATILAQRKVYVQWRKGKKVHLGIGGYAYILPWTTVVLRCPTRHFRKGQIHWLKEGKPLVNLPHLSITSLGYVKIHQVRASDAGIYTCVAGEAQEHLVLQIIGSKQKLSVAESMLRRQKVGRPDAISAQERFQELHISLNRYDTIIERLLNHKESIRDEKYIADKSPASEKNSSTLEDEGSEIYIPEVLVADTRRLEEIMKNFSEDLGGLREEQLIAQLLSELTVAQGETNESTLHPPESAESSTQEPLHYKPNIKAHTARPRNPLIIQRSKKIGEGPQSEMIVYVGMPVFLQKPVVSLVLKCEAVGNPDPSVTWTKNGKELRYSSRVGLLPTGSLRIQYPSKGDEGLYTCTARNRFGRTSLSSSVQITGGKGRICVQGNSVGANGPACSERRNGSRSAELCQGQACLFRWRADAWSPCLATCGGGAQTRIVRCMKGPEGRSEEVESPNCLGTGRKPSDARPCNLLPCARWATTSWGPCHGRCVGPSLATQHRHVYCQDPNGTRVPHRVCTGLHRPSSLRNCTAEACALQWLVGPWTQCTATCGRHGFQSRQVTCVHLRTGKAFRDRHCTWRPRPASWQRCNILSCGRAGECRDSTRYCEKVRQLELCLLPQFKSRCCFSCRNT is encoded by the exons AGCTCACGTACAGCCCGATCAGAAGAGGACAGAGACACGCTTTGGGACGCCTGGGGTTCCTGGAGTGAATGCTCTCGTACATGTGGCGGAGGAGCCTCCTACTCCCTCAGACGATGCCTCAGTTCCAA GACCTGCGAAGGACAGAATATCAAATATCGCACATGCAGCAATGTG GATTGCCCTTCAGATGCCGGTGATTTCCGTGCCCAGCAGTGTTCAGCTCACGCAGATGAGCAATACCAGGACCAGTACCACGAGTGGCTGCCGGTATACAATGACCCAGACAACCCGTGTGCTCTCAAATGTAAAGCCAAGGGCTCAGGCCTTGTGGTGGAGCTGGCGCCCAAGGTGCTGGATGGGACACGCTGTTACACAGAGTCTTTGGACATGTGCATCAGTGGTATCTGCCAG ATTGTGGGTTGTGATCATGAGCTTGGAAGCACTGCGACCGAGGACAACTGTGGAGTCTGCAATGGAGATGGCTCGTCCTGCAGGCTTGTGCGGGGACACTACAAATCCCAGCATTCTTCGGGAAAAA CTGAGGACACAGTGGTCACCATCCCTTACAAGAGTCGTCACATGCGTCTGATCCTGAAAGGCCCGGATCACTTGT ACATGGAGAGTAAGACTCTACATGGTGTAAGAGATGAACTGGTCTTGGATAGATCGGGGCAGTACTATATAGAGAACACCACCGTGGACTACCAGAAACTTTCAGATAAAGAAGTCCTGAGAATCACTGGCCCACTCGGAGCTGACTTCACAGTCAAA GTGCAGTTTACCGGTGGTACAGACAGCGTGGTCCAGTACATCTACTACCAGCCCATCATCCACCGCTGGAGAGAGACCGACTTTTTCCCATGCTCCGTCACATGCGGTGGAG GTTACCAGCTAACCTCAGCAGAGTGCTATGATCTACGGAGCGGACGGGTGGTTGTAGACCAGTATTGCCATTACTACCCAGAGAATGTCAAACCCAAACCCAAACTGCAGGAGTGCAACATGGAGCTGTGCCTGGACAG TGACGGCTACAAGGAAATTATGCCATATGACCAGTACCACCCCCTGCCTCG ATGGGAGAGCAGCCCCTGGACATCCTGTTCCACCTCTTGCGGCGGGGGCATCCAGAGTCGCTCGGTATCGTGTGTGGAGGAGGACATGCAGGGGACCATCACTCCCACAGAGGAGTGGAAGTGTCTTTACTCTCCCAAAACAGCTGTCCTGCAGCCCTGCAACACATTTGACTGTCCCACCTGGCTGGCACAGGAGTGGTCACCA TGCACAGTGACTTGTGGTCAGGGGCTGCGCTACAGGGTGGTGTTATGCATCGATCACCGTGGCCTGCACGCCGGAGGCTGCAACCCTACCACCAAACCGCACATCAAAGAGGAGTGCCTGGTGACTGTGCCCTGCTACAAGTCCAAAG ATACGCTACCAGTTGAGGCAAAACCCGTGTGGCATAAGCAGGCCATAGAGCTTGAGGAGGAAGTCACAGCCAGTGAGGAACCAGC CTTTATCCCCGGTCCCTGGCAGCCCTGCAGCAGGACATGTGGTGCTGGGACCCAGCATCGGACGGTCAAGTGCCAAGTGCTGCTGTCTTTCTCCCAGACAATCGTGGACGTGCCAGATGATGAATGCGAGGGGGTCAAACCTGCTACCAGCCAGCCTTGCTACAGCAGTCCCTGCTCTGTAGATTTGGGTGAAGCAGGACAAagtaaagaggaggaagaagaggaggagaagggcaGGACACTGCAAAGAGAGGAACTGCACGACTGGGAGTACGAGGGCTTTACTCAGTGCTCAGAGAGTTGTGGGGGAG GTGTGCAGGAGGCTGTGGTTATCTGCCTGAACAAGCAGACCAGAGAAGCAGCAGACCACAGCCTGTGTGTGAGCTCTCGGCGACCCCCACGACTCCTCCAGGACTGCAAAACTCAGCCCTGCCCACCCAG GTGGGAAACTGGAGAGTGGAGCTCCTGCTCAGCTACATGTGGGGTAGGTCTGATGATTCGCACTGTGGTGTGCACCCACCGGCCCTCTCGTGACAGCAATCACACTTTAGTTTTGAGGGATGAAGACTGTCAGAACCCCAAGCCCAGTCCTGTCCAAGCCTGCAACCGCTTTGACTGCCCTCCTATGTGGGACACGCATGACTGGGGACAG TGCTCCCAAAGTTGCGGTGGTGGGGTTCAGAGGAGGCAGGTACTATGCAAGCAACGTTTGGCTGATGGCAGCATTCTGGAGCTACCTGACACGTTTTGCCCTACTAAGAGTCCTACAAGCCAGCAGCCCTGTGGTGAGCAGGAATGCCCACCTGAGTGGGTCACAACGAGATGGTCCCAG TGTTCAGTGACATGTGGAAATGGTATTCAGACCCTCCAAGCTGTTTGCAGGAAGAAAGAGGTGAATGGAAGGTATTTGACAGCAGACCCTAAGAACTGTTCCCTGCTGGCTCGTCCTAGCAGAATCCAACCATGCTTCTTCAAGCCCTGTGAAA ACTCTGTCAAGCCTGATGCCACCATACTGGCTCAGAGAAAAGTTTATGTCCAGTGGCGGAAAGGCAAAAAGGTTCACCTGGGCATTGGTGGTTATGCATACATCCTGCCTTGGACAACTGTGGTCCTTCGCTGCCCAACCCGCCACTTCCGTAAGGGCCAAATCCACTGGCTGAAGGAAGGGAAGCCCCTGGTCAACCTACCGCACCTCTCCATAACGTCACTAGGATATGTGAAGATCCATCAGGTTCGCGCATCTGATGCTGGGATATATACATGTGTCGCAGGTGAGGCACAAGAACATTTAGTCTTACAGATCATTGGCAGCAAGCAAAAGCTGTCTGTAGCAGAGTCAATGCTCAGACGACAAAAGGTTGGGCGACCGGATGCAATCTCAGCGCAAGAAAGATTTCAGGAGCTTCACATCTCCCTCAACCGATATGATACAATTATTGAGCGTTTGCTTAATCATAAAGAGTCCATTcgagatgaaaaatacattgCTGACAAATCACCTGCCAGTGAAAAGAACAGTTCTACCCTGGAGGATGAAGGGTCAGAAATTTACATCCCAGAGGTCCTCGTTGCCGACACCCGCAGGCTAGAGGAGATCATGAAAAACTTTTCCGAAGACCTTGGAGGACTACGGGAGGAACAACTTATCGCCCAACTGCTTAGTGAGCTCACTGTGGCGCAGGGTGAAACCAATGAGTCGACGCTTCACCCTCCAGAAAGTGCTGAATCTTCCACGCAAGAGCCACTCCAttataaaccaaacattaaagCCCACACAGCCAGACCAAGAAACCCGCTGATAATCCAACGTTCGAAAAAGATTGGAGAGGGGCCACAATCTGAAATGATAGTTTATGTGGGAATGCCAGTTTTCCTGCAGAAACCAGTTGTTAGTTTAGTGTTGAAGTGTGAAGCAGTAGGAAATCCTGACCCATCTGTGACATGGACGAAGAATGGGAAAGAGTTGCGCTACAGTAGCAG AGTAGGCCTGTTGCCTACAGGATCACTGAGGATCCAGTACCCAAGCAAAGGGGATGAGGGTTTGTACACCTGCACTGCCAGAAACCGTTTTGGAAGGACATCTCTTTCATCTTCGGTGCAAATTACTG gtgGCAAAGGAAGAATCTGTGTCCAAGGCAACAGTGTGGGAGCAAATGGACCGGCTTGTTCTGAGAGGAGGAATGGCAGTCGGTCGGCTGAGCTGTGCCAAGGACAAGCCTGCCTCTTCAG GTGGCGAGCGGATGCTTGGTCCCCATGCTTGGCCACTTGCGGTGGTGGAGCCCAGACTAGAATTGTGCGCTGCATGAAGGGTCCCGAGGGCAGGTCAGAAGAGGTAGAGAGTCCGAATTGCCTTGGAACAGGGAGGAAACCCTCTGATGCAAGGCCGTGCAACCTCCTTCCCTGTGCAAGATGGGCCACAACCTCCTGGGGGCCG TGTCATGGCAGGTGTGTGGGTCCCAGTTTGGCCACACAGCACCGCCATGTCTACTGCCAAGACCCCAATGGTACCAGAGTCCCCCACAGGGTGTGCACTGGGCTCCACAG GCCAAGCTCTTTGAGGAATTGCACCGCTGAGGCTTGTGCACTTCAGTGGCTCGTGGGGCCTTGGACACAATGCACCGCCACGTGCGGACGACACGGTTTCCAATCACGCCAGGTGACCTGCGTCCACCTTCGGACCGGCAAGGCCTTCCGAGACCGTCACTGCACGTGGAGGCCTCGGCCTGCCAGCTGGCAGCGATGTAACATTTTATCCTGCGGCAGAG CAGGAGAGTGCCGGGACAGTACGAGGTACTGTGAGAAGGTGCGGCAGCTGGAGCTCTGCCTGCTCCCCCAGTTTAAGAGCCGCTGCTGTTTCTCCTGCCGAAACACCTGA
- the LOC100692940 gene encoding ADAMTS-like protein 1 isoform X3, with translation MEQDFSSCMLLMTALLLLSSRTARSEEDRDTLWDAWGSWSECSRTCGGGASYSLRRCLSSKTCEGQNIKYRTCSNVDCPSDAGDFRAQQCSAHADEQYQDQYHEWLPVYNDPDNPCALKCKAKGSGLVVELAPKVLDGTRCYTESLDMCISGICQIVGCDHELGSTATEDNCGVCNGDGSSCRLVRGHYKSQHSSGKTEDTVVTIPYKSRHMRLILKGPDHLYMESKTLHGVRDELVLDRSGQYYIENTTVDYQKLSDKEVLRITGPLGADFTVKVQFTGGTDSVVQYIYYQPIIHRWRETDFFPCSVTCGGGYQLTSAECYDLRSGRVVVDQYCHYYPENVKPKPKLQECNMELCLDSDGYKEIMPYDQYHPLPRWESSPWTSCSTSCGGGIQSRSVSCVEEDMQGTITPTEEWKCLYSPKTAVLQPCNTFDCPTWLAQEWSPCTVTCGQGLRYRVVLCIDHRGLHAGGCNPTTKPHIKEECLVTVPCYKSKDTLPVEAKPVWHKQAIELEEEVTASEEPAFIPGPWQPCSRTCGAGTQHRTVKCQVLLSFSQTIVDVPDDECEGVKPATSQPCYSSPCSVDLGEAGQSKEEEEEEEKGRTLQREELHDWEYEGFTQCSESCGGGVQEAVVICLNKQTREAADHSLCVSSRRPPRLLQDCKTQPCPPRWETGEWSSCSATCGVGLMIRTVVCTHRPSRDSNHTLVLRDEDCQNPKPSPVQACNRFDCPPMWDTHDWGQCSQSCGGGVQRRQVLCKQRLADGSILELPDTFCPTKSPTSQQPCGEQECPPEWVTTRWSQCSVTCGNGIQTLQAVCRKKEVNGRYLTADPKNCSLLARPSRIQPCFFKPCENSVKPDATILAQRKVYVQWRKGKKVHLGIGGYAYILPWTTVVLRCPTRHFRKGQIHWLKEGKPLVNLPHLSITSLGYVKIHQVRASDAGIYTCVAGEAQEHLVLQIIGSKQKLSVAESMLRRQKVGRPDAISAQERFQELHISLNRYDTIIERLLNHKESIRDEKYIADKSPASEKNSSTLEDEGSEIYIPEVLVADTRRLEEIMKNFSEDLGGLREEQLIAQLLSELTVAQGETNESTLHPPESAESSTQEPLHYKPNIKAHTARPRNPLIIQRSKKIGEGPQSEMIVYVGMPVFLQKPVVSLVLKCEAVGNPDPSVTWTKNGKELRYSSRVGLLPTGSLRIQYPSKGDEGLYTCTARNRFGRTSLSSSVQITGGKGRICVQGNSVGANGPACSERRNGSRSAELCQGQACLFRWRADAWSPCLATCGGGAQTRIVRCMKGPEGRSEEVESPNCLGTGRKPSDARPCNLLPCARWATTSWGPCHGRCVGPSLATQHRHVYCQDPNGTRVPHRVCTGLHRPSSLRNCTAEACALQWLVGPWTQCTATCGRHGFQSRQVTCVHLRTGKAFRDRHCTWRPRPASWQRCNILSCGRAGECRDSTRYCEKVRQLELCLLPQFKSRCCFSCRNT, from the exons AGCTCACGTACAGCCCGATCAGAAGAGGACAGAGACACGCTTTGGGACGCCTGGGGTTCCTGGAGTGAATGCTCTCGTACATGTGGCGGAGGAGCCTCCTACTCCCTCAGACGATGCCTCAGTTCCAA GACCTGCGAAGGACAGAATATCAAATATCGCACATGCAGCAATGTG GATTGCCCTTCAGATGCCGGTGATTTCCGTGCCCAGCAGTGTTCAGCTCACGCAGATGAGCAATACCAGGACCAGTACCACGAGTGGCTGCCGGTATACAATGACCCAGACAACCCGTGTGCTCTCAAATGTAAAGCCAAGGGCTCAGGCCTTGTGGTGGAGCTGGCGCCCAAGGTGCTGGATGGGACACGCTGTTACACAGAGTCTTTGGACATGTGCATCAGTGGTATCTGCCAG ATTGTGGGTTGTGATCATGAGCTTGGAAGCACTGCGACCGAGGACAACTGTGGAGTCTGCAATGGAGATGGCTCGTCCTGCAGGCTTGTGCGGGGACACTACAAATCCCAGCATTCTTCGGGAAAAA CTGAGGACACAGTGGTCACCATCCCTTACAAGAGTCGTCACATGCGTCTGATCCTGAAAGGCCCGGATCACTTGT ACATGGAGAGTAAGACTCTACATGGTGTAAGAGATGAACTGGTCTTGGATAGATCGGGGCAGTACTATATAGAGAACACCACCGTGGACTACCAGAAACTTTCAGATAAAGAAGTCCTGAGAATCACTGGCCCACTCGGAGCTGACTTCACAGTCAAA GTGCAGTTTACCGGTGGTACAGACAGCGTGGTCCAGTACATCTACTACCAGCCCATCATCCACCGCTGGAGAGAGACCGACTTTTTCCCATGCTCCGTCACATGCGGTGGAG GTTACCAGCTAACCTCAGCAGAGTGCTATGATCTACGGAGCGGACGGGTGGTTGTAGACCAGTATTGCCATTACTACCCAGAGAATGTCAAACCCAAACCCAAACTGCAGGAGTGCAACATGGAGCTGTGCCTGGACAG TGACGGCTACAAGGAAATTATGCCATATGACCAGTACCACCCCCTGCCTCG ATGGGAGAGCAGCCCCTGGACATCCTGTTCCACCTCTTGCGGCGGGGGCATCCAGAGTCGCTCGGTATCGTGTGTGGAGGAGGACATGCAGGGGACCATCACTCCCACAGAGGAGTGGAAGTGTCTTTACTCTCCCAAAACAGCTGTCCTGCAGCCCTGCAACACATTTGACTGTCCCACCTGGCTGGCACAGGAGTGGTCACCA TGCACAGTGACTTGTGGTCAGGGGCTGCGCTACAGGGTGGTGTTATGCATCGATCACCGTGGCCTGCACGCCGGAGGCTGCAACCCTACCACCAAACCGCACATCAAAGAGGAGTGCCTGGTGACTGTGCCCTGCTACAAGTCCAAAG ATACGCTACCAGTTGAGGCAAAACCCGTGTGGCATAAGCAGGCCATAGAGCTTGAGGAGGAAGTCACAGCCAGTGAGGAACCAGC CTTTATCCCCGGTCCCTGGCAGCCCTGCAGCAGGACATGTGGTGCTGGGACCCAGCATCGGACGGTCAAGTGCCAAGTGCTGCTGTCTTTCTCCCAGACAATCGTGGACGTGCCAGATGATGAATGCGAGGGGGTCAAACCTGCTACCAGCCAGCCTTGCTACAGCAGTCCCTGCTCTGTAGATTTGGGTGAAGCAGGACAAagtaaagaggaggaagaagaggaggagaagggcaGGACACTGCAAAGAGAGGAACTGCACGACTGGGAGTACGAGGGCTTTACTCAGTGCTCAGAGAGTTGTGGGGGAG GTGTGCAGGAGGCTGTGGTTATCTGCCTGAACAAGCAGACCAGAGAAGCAGCAGACCACAGCCTGTGTGTGAGCTCTCGGCGACCCCCACGACTCCTCCAGGACTGCAAAACTCAGCCCTGCCCACCCAG GTGGGAAACTGGAGAGTGGAGCTCCTGCTCAGCTACATGTGGGGTAGGTCTGATGATTCGCACTGTGGTGTGCACCCACCGGCCCTCTCGTGACAGCAATCACACTTTAGTTTTGAGGGATGAAGACTGTCAGAACCCCAAGCCCAGTCCTGTCCAAGCCTGCAACCGCTTTGACTGCCCTCCTATGTGGGACACGCATGACTGGGGACAG TGCTCCCAAAGTTGCGGTGGTGGGGTTCAGAGGAGGCAGGTACTATGCAAGCAACGTTTGGCTGATGGCAGCATTCTGGAGCTACCTGACACGTTTTGCCCTACTAAGAGTCCTACAAGCCAGCAGCCCTGTGGTGAGCAGGAATGCCCACCTGAGTGGGTCACAACGAGATGGTCCCAG TGTTCAGTGACATGTGGAAATGGTATTCAGACCCTCCAAGCTGTTTGCAGGAAGAAAGAGGTGAATGGAAGGTATTTGACAGCAGACCCTAAGAACTGTTCCCTGCTGGCTCGTCCTAGCAGAATCCAACCATGCTTCTTCAAGCCCTGTGAAA ACTCTGTCAAGCCTGATGCCACCATACTGGCTCAGAGAAAAGTTTATGTCCAGTGGCGGAAAGGCAAAAAGGTTCACCTGGGCATTGGTGGTTATGCATACATCCTGCCTTGGACAACTGTGGTCCTTCGCTGCCCAACCCGCCACTTCCGTAAGGGCCAAATCCACTGGCTGAAGGAAGGGAAGCCCCTGGTCAACCTACCGCACCTCTCCATAACGTCACTAGGATATGTGAAGATCCATCAGGTTCGCGCATCTGATGCTGGGATATATACATGTGTCGCAGGTGAGGCACAAGAACATTTAGTCTTACAGATCATTGGCAGCAAGCAAAAGCTGTCTGTAGCAGAGTCAATGCTCAGACGACAAAAGGTTGGGCGACCGGATGCAATCTCAGCGCAAGAAAGATTTCAGGAGCTTCACATCTCCCTCAACCGATATGATACAATTATTGAGCGTTTGCTTAATCATAAAGAGTCCATTcgagatgaaaaatacattgCTGACAAATCACCTGCCAGTGAAAAGAACAGTTCTACCCTGGAGGATGAAGGGTCAGAAATTTACATCCCAGAGGTCCTCGTTGCCGACACCCGCAGGCTAGAGGAGATCATGAAAAACTTTTCCGAAGACCTTGGAGGACTACGGGAGGAACAACTTATCGCCCAACTGCTTAGTGAGCTCACTGTGGCGCAGGGTGAAACCAATGAGTCGACGCTTCACCCTCCAGAAAGTGCTGAATCTTCCACGCAAGAGCCACTCCAttataaaccaaacattaaagCCCACACAGCCAGACCAAGAAACCCGCTGATAATCCAACGTTCGAAAAAGATTGGAGAGGGGCCACAATCTGAAATGATAGTTTATGTGGGAATGCCAGTTTTCCTGCAGAAACCAGTTGTTAGTTTAGTGTTGAAGTGTGAAGCAGTAGGAAATCCTGACCCATCTGTGACATGGACGAAGAATGGGAAAGAGTTGCGCTACAGTAGCAG AGTAGGCCTGTTGCCTACAGGATCACTGAGGATCCAGTACCCAAGCAAAGGGGATGAGGGTTTGTACACCTGCACTGCCAGAAACCGTTTTGGAAGGACATCTCTTTCATCTTCGGTGCAAATTACTG gtgGCAAAGGAAGAATCTGTGTCCAAGGCAACAGTGTGGGAGCAAATGGACCGGCTTGTTCTGAGAGGAGGAATGGCAGTCGGTCGGCTGAGCTGTGCCAAGGACAAGCCTGCCTCTTCAG GTGGCGAGCGGATGCTTGGTCCCCATGCTTGGCCACTTGCGGTGGTGGAGCCCAGACTAGAATTGTGCGCTGCATGAAGGGTCCCGAGGGCAGGTCAGAAGAGGTAGAGAGTCCGAATTGCCTTGGAACAGGGAGGAAACCCTCTGATGCAAGGCCGTGCAACCTCCTTCCCTGTGCAAGATGGGCCACAACCTCCTGGGGGCCG TGTCATGGCAGGTGTGTGGGTCCCAGTTTGGCCACACAGCACCGCCATGTCTACTGCCAAGACCCCAATGGTACCAGAGTCCCCCACAGGGTGTGCACTGGGCTCCACAG GCCAAGCTCTTTGAGGAATTGCACCGCTGAGGCTTGTGCACTTCAGTGGCTCGTGGGGCCTTGGACACAATGCACCGCCACGTGCGGACGACACGGTTTCCAATCACGCCAGGTGACCTGCGTCCACCTTCGGACCGGCAAGGCCTTCCGAGACCGTCACTGCACGTGGAGGCCTCGGCCTGCCAGCTGGCAGCGATGTAACATTTTATCCTGCGGCAGAG CAGGAGAGTGCCGGGACAGTACGAGGTACTGTGAGAAGGTGCGGCAGCTGGAGCTCTGCCTGCTCCCCCAGTTTAAGAGCCGCTGCTGTTTCTCCTGCCGAAACACCTGA